One window of the Pirellulales bacterium genome contains the following:
- a CDS encoding DUF4145 domain-containing protein: MSAEIVSDCPRCGSLSITFRVTAANLRPVEFAHGWVRSYELFAICRNCGKATVLIAEQSQYADINVLQTHGPLIFQDSLNNHFHLRGFLSTKDNQSIEAPEHVPAPIAGVFNEGGTCVAVGCWNAASAMFRKCVDLATRELLPKERSEGESDQPGLNRKVRRDLGSRLPWLFENKSLPEDLRELASCIHQDGNDAAHAEFLTEADARDLLDFTVALLERLYTEPAKLAAAAKRRAARRESNSNSS, encoded by the coding sequence ATGTCCGCCGAAATCGTCTCTGACTGCCCGCGGTGCGGAAGTCTTAGCATCACCTTCCGGGTTACTGCTGCGAATCTGCGGCCCGTCGAATTCGCGCACGGTTGGGTACGAAGCTATGAACTCTTTGCCATCTGCAGAAACTGCGGGAAGGCCACGGTGCTGATTGCAGAGCAAAGCCAGTACGCAGACATAAATGTGCTTCAGACTCACGGTCCGTTGATCTTCCAGGACTCGCTAAATAATCACTTTCATCTACGCGGATTTCTCAGCACCAAGGACAACCAGTCCATCGAAGCGCCAGAGCATGTTCCAGCCCCCATTGCGGGGGTGTTTAACGAAGGCGGGACTTGCGTGGCCGTAGGATGCTGGAACGCCGCCAGCGCGATGTTCCGAAAATGCGTGGATCTCGCTACCAGAGAGCTTCTGCCCAAGGAGCGGTCTGAAGGAGAGAGCGATCAGCCCGGGCTGAATCGCAAGGTCCGCCGAGACCTTGGAAGTCGCCTCCCTTGGCTCTTCGAGAACAAATCGCTGCCTGAAGATCTTCGCGAGCTGGCGTCTTGCATTCATCAAGACGGAAACGACGCCGCTCATGCTGAATTCCTCACGGAGGCAGACGCGAGGGACCTTCTTGATTTCACAGTAGCGTTGCTCGAGCGTCTTTACACAGAGCCAGCTAAACTGGCAGCCGCAGCCAAACGACGGGCAGCTCGACGCGAATCGAATTCGAATAGCTCGTGA